TCTTGCGGCATTTCGAACTCGACGCGCTCGTCCGCCGGGCCGAGCGCGAACGGGCCCCGTATAGCCGCGAGATCGAACTGCACCATCCTGCACGCCGTCTGCTCATGATCCGGGCCAATCCGGTCTCGGGGCCGCGCGGCGAATTCCTCGGCGTCGTCGTCGTGGCCCAGGACGTCACCGAGCGGCGCCACACCGACCTCGTACGCCGCGAGTTCGTCGCGAACGTCTCCCACGAGCTGCGGACGCCGCTCACCTCGGTTCGGGCGCTCGCGGAGGCGCTGGCCGGAGGCGCCGCCAAGGATCCCGAGGTGGGGCCGCGCTTCCTCGAGCGCGTCATCGAAGAGATCGACCGCCTGACGCTGCTCGTCAACGACCTGCTCGACCTGTCGGCGATCGAAAGCGGGAGCGCCAAACTCGAGATGGAAGCGGTCGCGCTCGGTGAGGTGATCGAGGACGTCGTGACGAAATTGCGCCCGATGGCCGACCGGCGCCGGATTGTGCTCCGCGGCAACGGCGCGGGCGGGGAGCTCGGGCAGCTCCGTGCGTGGGCCGACAGGGCCCGCATCACCCAGGCGGTCGCCAACCTCGTCGAGAACGCGATCAAGTACACGCCGGACGGCGGCACCGTCACGGTCGAGGGCGAGCCTCGGGATGGGATGGTGGCGGTCTCGGTGGCGGACACCGGCATCGGCATCGCGCCGGAGCACCTGCCCCGCATCTTCGAGCGATTCTACCGCGTCGACCGGTCCCGGTCGCGCACGCTCGGCGGCACCGGGCTCGGTCTCAGCATCGTGAAGCACATCGCTACGTCGCACGGGGGCGACGTGGAGGTGAACAGCGTCGAAGGGGAGGGCACACGGTTCTCCCTGCTGCTGCCGCGGGCGCCGGACTGACGGAGCGCGCCGGCGGCACCGCCCGGCCCCAGACTTTCGGGTCTCTTTCGCAGTCCGCTTCCCCAACGATCATACTCGCCTCGGCGCGCGCCGCGGTGCCGCTCGACCGGATCAACCACATCATCGCGATCTATGGACAAGAACTCGGGCGGCGCGCCGGGGAGTCCCGCTGGCTCATCGTTAACGCGTTCTTAACGATCCGTTAATGGGTATCGGGCCGCAGGATTAATAAACCCACGTTATGCTCCACTCTGAACAACACGACCACACAAGGGGGATTCGATGAGAACAGCTCCAATCGTAC
The nucleotide sequence above comes from bacterium. Encoded proteins:
- a CDS encoding ATP-binding protein, with amino-acid sequence MRLHRAVMAALALYALVILGAAAALLAAAGRPGRFPDLLLPLAATLLVAAASAVLIAGRAANGLGRPLRDLAAAAWSGVEGRLRPAREPSAGASFEEIREAIAAYNALVLEATHTIAALEFRKFTLESVLAHMSDGLLVLDAQGLLTLVNPAAERFFGVVAPFVIGHRLIEVLRHFELDALVRRAERERAPYSREIELHHPARRLLMIRANPVSGPRGEFLGVVVVAQDVTERRHTDLVRREFVANVSHELRTPLTSVRALAEALAGGAAKDPEVGPRFLERVIEEIDRLTLLVNDLLDLSAIESGSAKLEMEAVALGEVIEDVVTKLRPMADRRRIVLRGNGAGGELGQLRAWADRARITQAVANLVENAIKYTPDGGTVTVEGEPRDGMVAVSVADTGIGIAPEHLPRIFERFYRVDRSRSRTLGGTGLGLSIVKHIATSHGGDVEVNSVEGEGTRFSLLLPRAPD